A single window of Leptospira semungkisensis DNA harbors:
- a CDS encoding PP2C family protein-serine/threonine phosphatase: MIKNKFLRAVLPGIRAKLSFFTAALVIAILGFTSAIHYSQQTKALEEKLESELKPPLEYVNSVVLDLENLSRSMILVEEFKIRVKEKKKQLSKFKRTVVQKEGGLFGALKAFGQSIGLNVKRGNVYKSVDTYFTRYLSEKEISEFESKVRNELRKENGSPIDGPVYDKIRAIAERTASARISSESAKTRIEEIDEEVKFLDAEIAKPDLDPKKKKTYQTDKEKLDKERKASEKAIPDGEKKAAIGETALTKALQNFFRGSFKDRISSLGLLPDKIRILAYDRLGKETLDTGLLFSQSSETGKKLFSQADYVESRKGLFGETDVLEVIQNKSEPESYEVGGRQYEVVYRPVFRNPSTAERSRALAEEIASNEGDWKKYLEEDQKISAEIADIAQKLKARMNELRKDGKAKPSADKDFRNLASAYRQMLKKRDTKLEQLQPYSSDFKKAEKKWDEDHDGLKKKITDTGKDILEWEKMLKLPPKEGENKKSPEEIQEKIRSLEILLEEYKDSLIRMDSTKGDWSFFLDRKAEDAFYGLREAALEDFAFIPFKAGPSGIRKYYKDENERKAVRAKWKLLREWILSGNSETDLPKARGVSWDSGILVRSRSEAEEVMWDLDSTPLVAPGDEAGKGLIYDLLRKDLLGYNIILIDRTEGIRQMRGNREEMVRYTGIIGIAAILLAYGLAWLMVRRIRVISRNAETIGEGNLEVEFPPAGYDEIGVLSESLNNMVHGLKEREEMKGELLAAEEIQKRLLPEKLPSSLNDYVEFGAFYKAMTGVGGDYYDFIELGGGKIAICIGDVSNHGVGPAIVMALFRAQIRAILRKGERDLKKILLEANGYLYEDTPDHIFITFFLSIFDSNTSKLEYISAGHVKPLFYDASDKKIKELPAGGLPIGMDDNDFFETTIERRVLTLDSGDVFFEYTDGLDEARSPSSEMYTKERLAKLLQANGEKRPEELIQTIVTDVEAHTQQGLGKSGFSQLSDDIAMIAIRKR; the protein is encoded by the coding sequence ATGATCAAAAACAAATTTCTTAGGGCTGTTTTACCCGGAATACGGGCAAAGCTCTCCTTCTTCACCGCGGCTTTAGTTATCGCGATCCTAGGTTTTACTTCCGCAATTCATTATTCTCAGCAGACAAAAGCTTTGGAAGAAAAGCTGGAGTCCGAGCTGAAACCTCCTCTGGAATATGTGAACTCTGTCGTTCTGGATCTTGAGAATCTCAGCCGAAGTATGATCTTGGTAGAAGAGTTTAAGATCCGAGTTAAGGAAAAGAAGAAGCAACTGAGTAAGTTCAAGAGGACTGTCGTTCAAAAAGAAGGCGGTCTCTTCGGAGCGTTGAAAGCATTCGGTCAATCCATCGGATTGAATGTAAAAAGAGGGAATGTATATAAATCCGTAGATACATATTTCACTCGCTATCTTTCCGAAAAAGAGATCAGTGAATTCGAGTCTAAGGTCCGCAACGAATTAAGAAAAGAGAATGGATCTCCTATAGATGGGCCGGTATACGATAAGATAAGAGCGATCGCAGAAAGGACAGCTTCTGCAAGGATTAGTTCGGAGAGTGCAAAAACACGGATCGAAGAGATTGACGAAGAAGTAAAATTCTTGGATGCGGAGATTGCCAAGCCGGATCTCGATCCAAAGAAAAAGAAAACCTACCAGACAGACAAAGAGAAGCTGGATAAGGAAAGAAAGGCTTCCGAAAAGGCGATCCCGGATGGAGAGAAGAAGGCGGCAATCGGAGAGACTGCTCTTACGAAAGCGCTCCAGAATTTCTTTAGAGGTTCATTCAAAGATAGGATTTCTTCTCTAGGTCTTCTACCGGATAAAATTAGAATTTTAGCATATGATAGATTGGGAAAAGAAACCTTAGATACTGGTCTTCTATTCTCCCAAAGCTCTGAAACGGGAAAGAAGCTATTTAGCCAGGCGGATTATGTGGAAAGCCGCAAGGGCCTCTTCGGAGAAACCGATGTGTTGGAAGTTATACAGAATAAATCCGAACCGGAAAGTTACGAAGTAGGTGGGCGCCAGTACGAAGTAGTATATCGGCCAGTATTCAGAAACCCAAGTACTGCAGAAAGATCCAGAGCCCTCGCGGAAGAAATCGCTTCTAACGAAGGTGATTGGAAAAAATACCTAGAAGAAGATCAGAAAATCTCGGCTGAAATTGCGGACATTGCACAGAAGTTGAAGGCGAGAATGAATGAGTTGCGAAAGGACGGAAAGGCAAAACCTTCTGCAGACAAGGATTTTAGAAATTTAGCCTCAGCATATCGCCAAATGTTGAAGAAGCGCGATACAAAGCTGGAACAACTCCAGCCGTATTCTTCCGATTTTAAAAAAGCCGAAAAGAAATGGGACGAGGATCACGACGGCTTAAAGAAAAAGATCACTGATACAGGAAAGGACATCTTAGAATGGGAGAAAATGCTGAAACTTCCTCCGAAAGAAGGGGAGAATAAAAAATCCCCGGAAGAGATCCAGGAGAAGATAAGAAGTTTAGAGATCCTTTTAGAAGAATATAAAGATTCTTTAATACGAATGGATTCTACAAAAGGGGATTGGAGCTTTTTCTTAGATAGAAAGGCGGAGGACGCATTTTACGGTTTGAGAGAGGCTGCCCTAGAAGACTTCGCATTCATTCCGTTCAAAGCAGGACCTTCCGGAATTCGCAAATATTATAAGGACGAGAATGAGCGCAAAGCAGTCCGAGCCAAATGGAAGCTTCTTAGGGAGTGGATACTCTCCGGAAATTCGGAAACGGATCTGCCTAAGGCCAGAGGAGTTTCTTGGGATTCCGGGATCTTGGTCAGAAGTAGGAGCGAGGCAGAGGAAGTCATGTGGGACTTAGATTCTACTCCTCTTGTGGCTCCAGGGGATGAGGCTGGAAAAGGACTGATCTATGACCTTCTTCGCAAAGACTTATTAGGATATAATATTATTCTAATAGATAGGACCGAAGGGATCCGTCAGATGAGGGGCAATCGAGAGGAGATGGTCCGATATACAGGGATCATCGGAATAGCTGCAATATTATTGGCGTACGGCTTGGCCTGGCTTATGGTCCGCAGGATCCGAGTCATTAGTAGAAATGCTGAGACTATAGGAGAAGGAAATCTAGAAGTAGAATTTCCTCCTGCAGGTTATGATGAGATAGGCGTCTTGAGTGAGTCATTGAACAATATGGTTCACGGCTTGAAAGAAAGAGAGGAAATGAAAGGAGAACTTCTCGCTGCAGAAGAGATCCAGAAGAGACTTCTTCCTGAAAAACTTCCGTCGAGTCTGAATGATTACGTCGAATTCGGTGCCTTTTACAAGGCGATGACCGGAGTGGGCGGGGATTACTACGATTTTATCGAGCTTGGCGGCGGAAAGATCGCGATTTGTATCGGGGACGTTTCCAATCATGGGGTAGGACCTGCGATCGTAATGGCCTTATTTAGGGCTCAGATTCGCGCCATTCTTAGAAAAGGAGAAAGAGATCTGAAAAAGATCCTTTTAGAAGCGAACGGCTATTTGTATGAGGATACTCCGGATCATATCTTTATTACGTTCTTCTTATCTATTTTCGATTCCAATACCTCTAAGCTGGAATACATCTCAGCCGGACACGTTAAGCCGCTCTTCTACGATGCTTCGGATAAGAAGATCAAGGAGCTTCCTGCAGGAGGACTTCCGATCGGAATGGATGATAATGATTTCTTCGAGACTACGATCGAGAGAAGGGTCCTTACTTTGGATTCGGGAGATGTTTTTTTCGAATATACCGATGGTTTGGACGAGGCGAGAAGCCCCAGCTCGGAGATGTACACGAAAGAAAGATTGGCAAAGCTCTTACAAGCAAACGGAGAAAAGCGTCCAGAAGAGTTGATCCAAACAATAGTAACGGATGTGGAAGCTCACACTCAACAAGGATTGGGCAAGTCCGGCTTCTCTCAACTCTCTGATGATATTGCGATGATCGCTATCCGAAAAAGGTAA